Proteins from a genomic interval of Flammeovirgaceae bacterium SG7u.111:
- a CDS encoding IS4 family transposase, protein MTSLYKSKELQLILQQELGGNKARITLLSYLIISVLKVRSVNFKRLATGYDNGVLLSSKLRRVQRFFSQFTFAEALYCKLIMKTLPIEGKYELSLDRTNWKLGQLNINILFLSVIYKGVGLPVFWCTLGNKRGNSSQKERKDLLNRFMLNFGDDKIAYLTADREFVGQDWLAYLTSHQIRYFIRVRNNMHITLAEGKTVKAYWLLMAQRLNRVYFHPKIVYLNDTLGYFSGIKYVGQNGKIDYLILVSYNQEDLSLDIYKNRWQIETMFRAFKSAGFNLEDTHITDYERLDTLIKVISIAFVWSYSVGIYLNDCVKKIAIKNHGRRAVSFFTYGLDFLTNAFINTIRNDIKIAFKIFLSCT, encoded by the coding sequence ATGACAAGCCTGTATAAAAGTAAAGAATTGCAATTGATTTTGCAGCAAGAGTTGGGAGGAAATAAAGCCAGAATAACGTTGTTGAGTTATTTAATCATATCGGTTTTGAAAGTAAGGAGCGTGAATTTCAAACGATTGGCGACAGGATATGATAATGGGGTTCTTCTATCATCAAAACTTCGTAGAGTCCAGCGGTTCTTCAGCCAATTCACCTTTGCAGAAGCCCTTTATTGTAAGCTGATAATGAAAACCTTACCAATAGAAGGTAAATATGAATTAAGCCTGGACCGGACAAATTGGAAGCTGGGACAGCTCAACATCAACATTTTGTTCTTATCAGTAATTTATAAAGGAGTAGGCCTGCCCGTATTTTGGTGCACATTGGGAAATAAGCGGGGCAATTCCTCTCAAAAAGAGCGAAAAGACCTACTCAATCGTTTTATGCTCAACTTTGGAGATGATAAGATTGCCTATTTGACAGCTGATAGAGAGTTTGTTGGCCAAGATTGGTTGGCGTATTTGACGAGCCATCAAATCCGTTATTTTATCAGGGTCCGCAATAATATGCATATTACTTTGGCGGAAGGCAAAACGGTGAAAGCTTATTGGTTATTAATGGCTCAACGGCTAAACCGAGTATATTTTCACCCTAAAATTGTTTATCTCAATGATACGTTGGGCTATTTCTCAGGTATTAAATATGTTGGTCAAAATGGAAAAATTGATTACCTGATATTGGTTTCCTATAACCAAGAAGACTTAAGCCTAGACATCTATAAAAACCGTTGGCAGATAGAAACTATGTTCAGGGCTTTCAAGTCGGCTGGTTTTAATTTGGAAGATACCCATATTACTGATTATGAAAGATTAGACACCCTGATAAAAGTCATTTCCATTGCTTTTGTTTGGTCTTACAGCGTAGGCATTTACCTTAATGATTGTGTCAAAAAAATAGCAATTAAAAACCACGGCAGGAGGGCCGTAAGCTTCTTTACTTACGGGCTTGATTTCCTTACCAATGCTTTTATCAATACAATTAGAAACGACATCAAAATCGCTTTTAAGATTTTTTTGTCATGTACTTAG
- a CDS encoding ABC transporter ATP-binding protein, whose amino-acid sequence MIEVSKLSKSFSGNRVVDNISFSVEKGKTLVLLGKSGCGKTTTLKMLNRLVEPDVGEIRILGKNVLAITPEQLRRNIGYVIQDTGLFPHYSIAQNIAVVPTLLGWEAGKIKKKTSELLEMLDLPQSILSRKPAELSGGQQQRVGIARALAAEPPVILLDEPFGALDPLTRQQIRKDFKQLETLLDTTMVMVTHDVAEAVELADEICLMDQGRIVQKGVPKNLVFNPNSSFSKAFFENDFLQLSFSLVKIKDLLPLLNPTGKEENGKEISHFSVQENLALVLNSANGHLLAFKEEREGSEPVYTNKEALLIAYQRWVENGYA is encoded by the coding sequence ATGATTGAAGTCAGTAAGCTGAGCAAGTCCTTTTCTGGAAACCGAGTGGTCGATAACATTTCCTTTTCGGTGGAAAAAGGTAAGACGTTGGTGCTATTGGGGAAAAGTGGGTGTGGGAAAACTACTACGCTCAAAATGCTCAACCGCTTGGTAGAGCCTGATGTGGGAGAGATCAGGATATTGGGCAAGAATGTACTTGCCATCACTCCCGAACAACTTCGCAGAAACATAGGCTACGTTATCCAAGATACTGGGCTTTTTCCTCATTATTCCATTGCCCAAAACATTGCCGTGGTGCCCACGCTCCTTGGTTGGGAAGCAGGCAAAATCAAGAAAAAAACTTCCGAATTGCTGGAAATGTTGGATTTGCCCCAGTCTATCCTTAGCCGGAAACCTGCCGAGCTTAGCGGAGGGCAGCAACAGCGGGTGGGCATTGCCCGGGCATTGGCTGCCGAACCACCCGTCATCTTGCTCGATGAACCCTTTGGGGCGCTCGACCCGCTCACCCGTCAGCAAATAAGGAAAGACTTTAAGCAGCTAGAAACCCTGCTCGATACTACAATGGTGATGGTTACCCACGACGTAGCCGAAGCGGTGGAACTTGCAGATGAAATTTGCCTCATGGATCAAGGGAGGATTGTTCAGAAAGGAGTTCCAAAAAACTTGGTTTTTAATCCGAATTCTAGTTTTAGCAAAGCTTTTTTCGAAAATGATTTTTTGCAGCTTAGCTTCAGTTTGGTAAAAATAAAAGACCTTTTGCCCTTGCTCAATCCTACTGGTAAAGAAGAAAATGGCAAGGAAATAAGCCACTTTTCTGTTCAGGAAAATTTAGCCTTAGTGCTCAATTCGGCAAATGGGCACCTGCTTGCTTTTAAAGAGGAAAGAGAAGGCAGTGAACCAGTTTATACAAACAAAGAAGCACTTTTGATCGCTTACCAGCGGTGGGTGGAAAACGGATACGCATGA
- a CDS encoding ABC transporter permease/substrate-binding protein encodes MNEFLDYLQANQHTLWKETLQHIWLTLFSLFLATLVGVGLGILLTRFQKISRPVMGVVSTIQTIPSLALLGFLLPFLGIGVLPSIVMLFLYALLPIVRNTLTGIEGVDSSVKEAAMGMGFTSQQLLLKVELPLAMPTIFAGIRTASVINVGIATLCALIASGGLGTFIYRGISLNDANMILAGAIPATILALVFDFLFSIIQRNISQLFKPVLIVAPLVLLLVWFAGKNDAGGNGFTGGFHPEFMERVDGYAGMSQVYGLKMETVELDVGLMYQALVEGQVDVIGGYSTDGRIDAYGLKVLADDQNYFPPYQAVPVVRKETLEKYPYLLPLLDKLEGLIDNKAMRKLNYQVDHGIADAKTAAKNFLGEKGFQTDIDRQGDTDLAIGGKIFTEQFILGELVATYLENQTSLTVEVKGGLGGTKIILDALKAGQIDMYVEYTGTGFLVWFKPEEAVIENLIRSSEKVLDYVSLQSDSLLNIHWGKPLGFNNSYALMMRGNTADSLGIETMSDLGKYLGGE; translated from the coding sequence ATGAATGAGTTTTTAGATTATTTACAGGCAAATCAGCATACGCTTTGGAAGGAAACCTTGCAGCATATTTGGCTGACCTTGTTTTCCCTCTTTTTGGCAACATTGGTTGGTGTGGGGCTGGGTATTTTGCTCACTAGGTTTCAGAAAATCTCCCGCCCTGTAATGGGCGTAGTGAGCACCATCCAGACCATTCCTAGCTTGGCTTTGCTCGGTTTTTTGCTGCCCTTTTTGGGCATAGGCGTGCTGCCCTCCATTGTGATGTTGTTTCTCTATGCGCTGCTGCCCATTGTCCGAAATACCCTTACGGGAATAGAGGGAGTGGATTCTTCGGTAAAAGAGGCGGCAATGGGCATGGGATTTACCAGCCAGCAGCTGCTTTTGAAGGTAGAATTACCTTTGGCCATGCCCACCATTTTTGCAGGAATCCGAACCGCTTCGGTCATTAATGTAGGCATTGCAACACTCTGTGCACTTATTGCCTCAGGTGGTTTGGGTACGTTTATTTATCGAGGTATTTCCCTCAACGATGCCAATATGATTTTGGCAGGGGCTATTCCCGCCACCATCCTTGCCCTTGTTTTTGATTTTCTCTTTTCCATTATCCAGCGGAACATCAGTCAGCTATTTAAACCAGTGCTAATCGTTGCTCCTTTGGTGCTGCTCTTGGTCTGGTTTGCTGGTAAAAATGATGCTGGGGGCAATGGGTTTACCGGAGGCTTCCACCCTGAGTTTATGGAGCGGGTAGATGGTTATGCAGGAATGTCGCAGGTGTATGGCCTGAAAATGGAAACTGTGGAGCTGGATGTTGGGCTAATGTACCAAGCCTTGGTGGAAGGGCAAGTCGATGTGATAGGAGGATATTCTACCGATGGGCGAATTGATGCCTATGGCTTAAAGGTATTGGCCGATGACCAAAACTATTTTCCGCCTTACCAAGCTGTTCCTGTGGTCAGAAAAGAAACTTTGGAGAAATATCCTTACCTACTTCCCTTGTTGGATAAGTTGGAAGGGTTGATCGATAACAAAGCAATGCGCAAGCTTAACTACCAAGTAGACCATGGTATAGCCGATGCTAAAACAGCAGCAAAAAACTTCCTAGGGGAAAAGGGTTTCCAGACGGATATAGACAGGCAGGGCGACACAGATTTGGCAATAGGAGGGAAGATCTTCACCGAGCAATTTATCTTGGGAGAATTAGTTGCCACCTATCTAGAGAACCAAACCTCGCTTACCGTGGAGGTAAAAGGGGGTTTGGGAGGTACAAAAATTATCTTAGATGCGCTGAAGGCTGGGCAGATAGATATGTACGTAGAATATACAGGAACGGGCTTTTTGGTCTGGTTCAAGCCCGAAGAAGCGGTGATAGAAAACCTCATTCGCTCATCAGAAAAAGTGCTTGATTATGTTTCCCTCCAAAGTGACTCCCTGCTCAATATCCATTGGGGAAAACCGCTGGGCTTCAACAACAGCTACGCCCTCATGATGCGTGGGAACACCGCCGATTCTTTAGGTATTGAAACTATGTCTGATTTGGGGAAGTATTTGGGTGGGGAGTGA
- a CDS encoding TonB-dependent receptor → MYLRNIVFILMSFAVPGLSFAQDCFFSIKGVVQEQGSDTHVPFTNIVIEESKRGVMSDVHGTFELKNVCKGDVHLIVSYIGYETQKAYFKVDGDTSVVIRLSKATRLLNEVSVVGMEMMESTQEVQMIREATIAENANQNLGNMLESIAGVSTLRTGSTISKPVVHGMYGNRLTILNNGVAQSGQQWGADHAPEIDPWSANKLTVVKGAAALEYQGSNLGSVVMIDPKEIDNEPHLHGKGSYFYESNGRGHGVNMQLEQDKWLAWRAVGTVKKSGDKRSPNYFLTNTGHEEANFTLQLEKSITPDWKTELYLSTFNSNLGILRGSHIGNLTDSEDAFEREVPFHTKDYFSYDISAPYQKVNHHLVKFHTGYAYGETAMLDFTYAGQLNLRKEFDVRRSGRSDMPALSLEQFSHFFEFKFEKELNIEWLLKTGVQLNSVNNTNLPETGILPLIPDYVSNKTGVFAITQWDSDRWFVEFGGRFDYDVQRVAAISQTVPREIIRYNNLFANYSASGGASYELSPGVTLAYNIGLTSRNPEVNELYSNGVHQGVGGIEEGDPNLKKENSFKNTFSIKANSQNRLMVDALVYWQKIDDFIYLNPQDTVRLTIRGVFPVFKYEQTDAVIYGLDFAATYKFTDLTNAVLKYSYLKGWNEGDDLPLINMPSNNIFAAVNYILPKAGRFENITLELNNRYVFEQRNLLPSQDYAPPPKGYNLVGAKVSAEKQLGSVRLNTFAKAENLLNQVYRDYLNRWRYFADDLGINVVLGVSLEF, encoded by the coding sequence GTGTATTTGAGAAATATAGTATTCATCCTAATGTCATTTGCAGTTCCTGGGCTAAGTTTTGCTCAGGACTGTTTTTTTAGTATAAAGGGGGTAGTGCAAGAGCAAGGCTCGGACACACACGTGCCTTTTACCAATATTGTTATTGAGGAAAGCAAAAGAGGGGTGATGAGTGATGTGCATGGTACTTTTGAGCTAAAGAACGTGTGCAAGGGAGATGTTCACCTGATTGTGAGCTACATCGGTTACGAAACCCAAAAAGCTTATTTTAAAGTAGATGGAGATACTTCAGTAGTGATCAGGCTTTCCAAAGCTACTCGCTTACTCAATGAGGTGTCGGTAGTGGGGATGGAGATGATGGAATCCACCCAAGAAGTGCAGATGATAAGGGAGGCTACGATTGCCGAAAATGCCAACCAGAACTTGGGGAATATGCTAGAGAGCATTGCCGGGGTGAGTACGTTGCGGACGGGAAGCACCATTTCCAAGCCCGTTGTCCACGGGATGTACGGCAACCGTTTGACTATTTTGAACAACGGCGTGGCACAAAGCGGGCAGCAGTGGGGGGCAGACCATGCGCCAGAAATCGACCCTTGGTCGGCAAACAAGCTCACAGTGGTGAAAGGAGCGGCGGCGTTGGAGTACCAAGGCAGCAACTTGGGGAGCGTGGTGATGATTGACCCTAAGGAAATTGACAATGAGCCGCATTTGCATGGGAAGGGCAGTTACTTTTACGAATCGAACGGAAGAGGACACGGGGTGAACATGCAGCTTGAGCAAGACAAATGGTTGGCCTGGAGGGCGGTTGGGACTGTCAAAAAAAGTGGGGACAAACGAAGCCCGAATTATTTTTTGACCAATACGGGGCACGAGGAAGCCAATTTTACCCTCCAACTAGAAAAGTCGATTACCCCCGATTGGAAAACCGAATTGTACCTTAGCACCTTCAACTCGAACCTTGGAATATTGAGGGGCAGCCATATCGGAAACCTGACCGATTCGGAGGACGCTTTTGAGCGAGAAGTGCCTTTTCACACCAAAGACTATTTTTCGTACGACATTTCTGCACCGTACCAAAAAGTGAATCACCACTTGGTGAAATTCCATACGGGTTATGCATATGGCGAAACGGCAATGCTTGATTTTACCTACGCTGGGCAGCTCAATTTGAGAAAAGAATTCGATGTGAGAAGAAGTGGTCGGTCAGACATGCCTGCTTTGAGCCTAGAGCAATTCAGCCATTTTTTTGAGTTTAAGTTTGAGAAAGAATTGAACATTGAATGGTTGCTAAAAACAGGTGTTCAATTGAATAGTGTGAACAACACAAACCTGCCTGAAACGGGGATTTTACCCCTCATCCCAGATTATGTTTCGAACAAAACAGGTGTGTTTGCCATCACCCAATGGGATTCGGACAGGTGGTTTGTAGAGTTTGGGGGGAGGTTTGATTATGATGTGCAGCGGGTTGCCGCTATTTCCCAAACCGTTCCGAGGGAAATCATTCGGTACAATAACCTTTTTGCCAACTACAGTGCCTCAGGTGGGGCAAGCTATGAACTAAGCCCGGGCGTAACGCTAGCTTACAACATTGGCTTGACTTCCCGAAACCCTGAAGTGAATGAGCTGTATAGCAATGGGGTGCACCAAGGGGTGGGCGGAATAGAAGAAGGCGATCCCAACCTAAAAAAAGAGAATTCTTTCAAAAACACATTTTCCATCAAGGCCAATTCCCAAAATAGGTTGATGGTGGATGCTTTGGTTTACTGGCAAAAAATAGACGATTTCATTTACCTCAATCCCCAAGATACCGTAAGGTTGACCATCCGTGGGGTATTTCCTGTGTTCAAATACGAGCAGACCGATGCGGTGATTTATGGGCTAGACTTTGCCGCGACCTATAAATTTACAGACCTCACCAACGCCGTGCTCAAATACAGCTACCTGAAAGGTTGGAACGAAGGGGACGATTTGCCCCTGATCAATATGCCATCCAATAATATTTTTGCGGCGGTGAACTACATACTGCCTAAGGCTGGGAGGTTTGAAAACATCACGTTAGAACTCAACAATAGGTACGTGTTCGAACAGAGAAACCTGCTGCCTTCCCAAGACTACGCCCCGCCACCAAAAGGCTATAACTTGGTGGGGGCAAAAGTTTCGGCAGAAAAGCAACTAGGCTCGGTAAGGCTAAATACCTTTGCCAAAGCGGAAAACCTCCTTAACCAAGTCTATCGCGACTACCTCAACCGCTGGCGCTATTTCGCCGATGATCTGGGTATTAATGTAGTATTGGGGGTTAGCTTGGAGTTTTAA
- a CDS encoding AraC family transcriptional regulator, translating into MRPKLELVPHDLDSSIHAFFYENNHFDAPWHYHEEFELTYIRQSSGIRYVGSSIDNFQPGDLVLLGSSLPHTWKNDPTYSAGSASICIQWSPQIFEEFLDKIVEFQPIRLLLSRADHGLHFEESGQTAEIGKQLEALPQIEGARKIMAFMEVLLSLSQLKEVKALSGSGGKLLKTDESDHRVKDIVTFIEQNFTRKITIGEMSDLTFMTKVSFCKYFKKQFSKSFTHYLNEFRIRKVCQGLQDTDFSINQLAMECGYENMSFFHRQFKKFVGLTPATYRSKYHSL; encoded by the coding sequence ATGCGGCCTAAACTGGAACTAGTCCCCCACGACTTAGACAGCTCGATCCATGCTTTTTTCTACGAAAACAATCATTTTGATGCACCGTGGCACTACCACGAGGAATTTGAGCTGACGTACATCCGCCAGAGCAGCGGAATTAGATATGTAGGCAGTAGTATAGATAATTTCCAACCCGGAGATTTGGTGTTACTAGGCTCTTCGTTGCCCCATACTTGGAAAAACGACCCTACATATTCGGCAGGGTCTGCTTCCATTTGCATCCAGTGGAGTCCCCAGATATTTGAGGAATTCTTAGATAAAATCGTAGAGTTCCAGCCCATCAGGCTCTTGCTTTCCCGAGCCGATCATGGGTTGCATTTTGAAGAATCGGGACAGACTGCCGAGATAGGCAAGCAGCTTGAAGCCTTGCCCCAAATAGAAGGTGCTCGAAAAATAATGGCATTTATGGAGGTTTTGCTCAGCCTCTCGCAGCTTAAGGAGGTAAAAGCTCTTTCGGGGTCTGGCGGAAAATTGCTCAAAACGGATGAATCGGACCATCGGGTAAAAGATATTGTCACTTTTATTGAACAAAATTTCACTAGGAAGATTACTATTGGAGAAATGTCAGATTTGACGTTCATGACCAAAGTATCGTTCTGCAAGTATTTCAAAAAGCAGTTCAGCAAGTCTTTCACCCATTACCTCAATGAATTCCGGATCAGAAAAGTCTGCCAAGGTTTGCAAGACACCGACTTTTCCATCAACCAACTAGCCATGGAATGTGGCTATGAAAACATGTCCTTTTTCCACCGCCAATTCAAAAAATTTGTAGGGCTTACCCCTGCTACTTACCGAAGCAAATACCATAGCCTTTAA
- a CDS encoding PfkB family carbohydrate kinase, whose translation MERDMEVICSGLNVVDLLVSSPETIAFGQKNECEKIIIQGGAPAGNAACGLAALGHDTAFLGYLGENTLSEIAKAELLRHGVKPTLFKEKKEATPAIAIVQINSEGERTVLYSMNGYAPFQPEDLDESAIKNCKLILVDGYDAVINTHLLKLAKKYGIATVLDLEKADEAVMKEMVSLTSHAILPLETAQALSGKTSIEDCVEAIAQFTNAQVVVTDGSNGSFAMDNGKLVHQPSFKVEVVDTTGCGDSFHAAYASALLQGMDLPQRMEYASFFAAQVATVFGGRTHFPSREFMEKHLHSEVMS comes from the coding sequence ATGGAAAGGGATATGGAAGTAATATGCAGCGGGTTAAATGTAGTTGACTTACTAGTGTCTAGCCCAGAAACGATTGCCTTTGGGCAGAAAAACGAGTGTGAGAAAATAATTATACAAGGAGGTGCCCCGGCAGGAAATGCAGCGTGCGGGTTGGCAGCTCTTGGGCACGATACGGCTTTTTTGGGTTATTTGGGCGAGAATACGCTCAGCGAAATAGCAAAAGCAGAATTGTTGCGACATGGGGTGAAGCCCACACTTTTTAAAGAGAAAAAAGAGGCGACTCCTGCCATAGCGATAGTTCAGATCAATAGTGAAGGCGAACGAACTGTTTTGTATTCGATGAACGGTTACGCCCCTTTCCAACCTGAAGACCTAGATGAATCTGCCATCAAAAACTGTAAACTGATATTGGTAGATGGCTACGATGCCGTGATAAATACGCATTTGCTCAAACTTGCAAAAAAGTACGGGATAGCCACGGTGCTCGATCTGGAAAAAGCAGATGAAGCGGTGATGAAAGAAATGGTTTCCCTTACTTCCCACGCCATTTTGCCTCTGGAAACAGCCCAGGCACTTTCGGGCAAAACCAGCATTGAGGACTGCGTAGAGGCAATAGCCCAATTCACCAATGCCCAAGTGGTAGTGACGGACGGAAGCAATGGCTCATTTGCAATGGATAATGGGAAGCTAGTTCATCAACCTTCTTTCAAAGTTGAAGTAGTAGATACAACGGGTTGTGGCGATTCGTTTCATGCGGCGTATGCTTCGGCTCTTTTGCAAGGAATGGACTTGCCGCAGCGCATGGAATATGCCAGCTTTTTTGCCGCACAAGTCGCAACGGTATTTGGTGGGAGAACCCACTTTCCTTCAAGGGAATTCATGGAAAAACACCTTCATTCTGAAGTAATGAGCTGA